The sequence TTTCACTGATCGAAGCAAAAAACAATACGTATATGTGAGTAAAACATCTGACAAACTTTCTGTGCTAGAAAAAATAGGCTATGGTTTGGGAGATTTTGCAGCGAATTTGATTTTTCAAACTTTGCTTACTTTTTTGGCTTTCTTTTATACCGATGTTTATAAAATTCCTGCCGGAACTGCAAGTATTATTATTTTTATTGGCGGTTTTATTGGTGCTTTTTTTAATATCATTATGGGTATTATTGCTGATCGTACTCAAAGTCATTGGGGAAAATTCAGACCTTGGATTTTATGGACTGCGTTACCTTTTGGAATTGGTTCTGTACTAACTTTTTTAACCCCAAATTTTAACGAAACCGGGAAAATTATCTATACGTTACTGACTTATTTTTTCCTAGTATTAATCTACTCTGCGAATAATTTGCCATATGTTGCTCTGAGTGGTGTTTTAACAGGCGATATGAAAGAAAGAAACAGCCTTTCATCTTATCGTTTTGTTGCTGTAATGATTGCTCAATTTGTAATTCAGTCCCTTTTATTGCCCTTGGTCTTGATTTTTGGGCATGGTGATAAAGCAGTAGGTTTTAAAAATACGATGATATTGTTTGCTATCATAGGCACAATTTGTCTGCTGATCACGTTTTTTACAACCAAAGAAAGAATCATACCATCAAAAAATCAAGAATCCTCAATAAAGCAAGATTTCATGGATTTGTCCAAAAACGGACCTTGGTTGATTATGGTACTGGTTACTATTTTAGTATTTATAACCTTGTCTTTAAA comes from Flavobacterium sp. KACC 22761 and encodes:
- a CDS encoding MFS transporter, which encodes MKKLNTILTLNHFTDRSKKQYVYVSKTSDKLSVLEKIGYGLGDFAANLIFQTLLTFLAFFYTDVYKIPAGTASIIIFIGGFIGAFFNIIMGIIADRTQSHWGKFRPWILWTALPFGIGSVLTFLTPNFNETGKIIYTLLTYFFLVLIYSANNLPYVALSGVLTGDMKERNSLSSYRFVAVMIAQFVIQSLLLPLVLIFGHGDKAVGFKNTMILFAIIGTICLLITFFTTKERIIPSKNQESSIKQDFMDLSKNGPWLIMVLVTILVFITLSLKGGMYVFYFKYYLDPAAQTVFLNDIGFTSFIENLNNSLINMGFVDLQWPKDVPTSAFSLFNAGGIIFMIIGIIFSKSLADFFGKRNIYIAFIFLSAISLLLFNFYSRTAIKIVFITQLVHGFLYGITIPLLWAMIADVADYSEWKNNRRATATVFSAMLLGLKIGISIGGALGAAFLSKYGYVAEEANQVPAALEGIKLSISIYPGFIFIISAVLLCYYIIDKKMEIQIETDLKERR